GGAATCCATGATGGTTTTTTCAAATAATTTTATGCTTTCCGGGCCAATATCCAATCCCATCCAGCCATCAGGCACCTCGTGTGAAGAGCAAATCTGGCGTTCGGCATCATTGGCAAAAGCATTGGCAACCACATTGTCAACAGGAAGTAGAATATTAACATTCATTACCTTAGCCCCTTCCAGGATATTTTTTGCCAATTCCACAAAGTCGTTTTCTACCAGCGAGCCACCTACTTTTCCGCCCATGGCTTTAATAAAAGTATAAGTCATTCCTCCACCTATAATAAGATTATCAACCTTGTCCATCAGGTGGTTGATGATTTCTATTTTGGAGGAAACCTTAGCTCCGCCCAGAATGGTAGTAAACGGACGTTCGGAATAATCAAGCACTTTTTGCAGCGCTTTCACTTCGCTTTCCATCAGGTACCCGAACATTTTATCGTTAGGAAAATATTCAGCAATCAGGGTTGTGGAAGCATGGGCGCGGTGAGCCGTTCCGAAAGCATCATTTACATAGCAATCGCCAAGTGCAGCCAGTTTTTTTGTGAAATTTTTCTGGGATTCCTTCATTGCTGCTTTTGCAGCTTTCTTTTCTTCTTCGGTAATCGTTTCGGGCAAACGTGGTTTTCCTTCTTCTTCAGCATAATAACGAAGATTTTCAAGCAGTAGTACTTCACCAGGCTGCAATCCGGCGGAAAGTTCAACGGCGGACTGTCCGATGCAATCGTTAGCAAATTTCACCGCTATTTCCAACTTTTCACTAAGGTATGTCAACACATGTTTCAGCGAAAGTTTATTTTCAGTTCCGGTTTTAGGTCTGCCAAGGTGCGACATAAGAATAACAGCTCCCCCGGAAGCCAATATTTTTTTAATAGTGGGTAAAGCCGTATCTATACGGGTGGT
This portion of the Lentimicrobiaceae bacterium genome encodes:
- a CDS encoding phosphoglycerate kinase, producing MKTIDNYNFTTKKVLVRVDFNVPLDDSQKITDTTRIDTALPTIKKILASGGAVILMSHLGRPKTGTENKLSLKHVLTYLSEKLEIAVKFANDCIGQSAVELSAGLQPGEVLLLENLRYYAEEEGKPRLPETITEEEKKAAKAAMKESQKNFTKKLAALGDCYVNDAFGTAHRAHASTTLIAEYFPNDKMFGYLMESEVKALQKVLDYSERPFTTILGGAKVSSKIEIINHLMDKVDNLIIGGGMTYTFIKAMGGKVGGSLVENDFVELAKNILEGAKVMNVNILLPVDNVVANAFANDAERQICSSHEVPDGWMGLDIGPESIKLFEKTIMDSKTILWNGPMGVFELCNFEKGTKAIAQAIAKVTTNGAYSLVGGGDSVSAINRFKLYDKISYVSTGGGAMLEYIEGKVLPGVKAILE